One segment of Prionailurus bengalensis isolate Pbe53 chromosome D4, Fcat_Pben_1.1_paternal_pri, whole genome shotgun sequence DNA contains the following:
- the LHX3 gene encoding LIM/homeobox protein Lhx3 isoform X2, whose translation MLLETELGRDRDRPGAPGAAAVCTFGGTREIPLCAGCDQHILDRFILKALDRHWHSKCLRCSDCHAPLAERCFSRGESVYCKDDFFKRFGTKCAACQLGIPPTQVVRRAQDFVYHLHCFACVVCKRQLATGDEFYLMEDSRLVCKADYETAKQREAEATAKRPRTTITAKQLETLKSAYNTSPKPARHVREQLSSETGLDMRVVQVWFQNRRAKEKRLKKDAGRQRWGQYFRNVKRARGGSKSDKDSVQEEGQDSDADVSFTDEPSMAEMGPASGLYSSLGEPTPALGRPAGAPGSFPLEHGGLAGPEQYRELRPGSPYGVPPSPAALQSLPGPQPLLSSLVYPDAGLGLVPAGAPGGPPPMRVLAGNGPSSDLSTGSSGGYPDFPASPASWLDEVDHAQF comes from the exons ATGCTGCTGGAAACCGAGCTGGGTAGAGACAGAGATCGGCCCGGGGCCCCCGGGGCCGCTGCCGTCTGCACCTTCGGTGGGACTCGGG AGATCCCGCTGTGTGCCGGCTGTGACCAGCACATCCTGGACCGCTTCATCCTCAAGGCGCTGGACCGCCACTGGCACAGCAAGTGTCTGAGGTGCAGCGACTGCCACGCGCCCCTGGCCGAGCGCTGCTTCAGCCGCGGAGAGAGCGTCTACTGCAAAGACGACTTCTTCAA GCGGTTCGGGACCAAGTGCGCCGCGTGCCAGCTGGGCATCCCGCCCACGCAGGTGGTGCGCCGCGCCCAGGATTTCGTGTACCACCTGCACTGCTTCGCCTGCGTCGTGTGCAAGCGGCAGCTGGCCACGGGCGACGAGTTCTACCTCATGGAAGACAGCCGGCTCGTGTGCAAGGCGGATTACGAGACGGCCAAGCAGCGCG AGGCGGAGGCCACGGCCAAGCGGCCGCGCACGACCATCACGGCCAAGCAGCTGGAGACGCTGAAGAGCGCCTACAACACGTCGCCCAAGCCCGCGCGCCACGTGCGCGAGCAGCTCTCGTCCGAGACCGGCCTGGACATGCGCGTCGTGCAG gTGTGGTTCCAGAACCGCCGCGCCAAGGAAAAGCGACTCAAGAAGGACGCCGGCCGGCAGCGCTGGGGCCAGTACTTCCGCAACGTGAAGCGCGCCCGCGGCGGCTCCAAGTCCGACAAGGACAGCgtccaggaggaggggcaggacagCGACGCCGACGTCTCCTTCACCG ATGAGCCGTCCATGGCCGAGATGGGCCCTGCCAGCGGCCTCTACAGCAGCCTGGGGgagcccaccccagccctgggcaggcCCGCGGGAGCCCCGGGCAGCTTCCCGCTGGAGCACGGAGGCCTGGCCGGCCCGGAGCAGTACCGCGAGCTGCGGCCCGGCAGCCCTTACGGTGTCCCCCCGTCCCCAGCTGCCTTGCAGAGCCTCCCTGGCCCCCAACCCCTTCTCTCCAGCTTAGTTTACCCAGATGCCGGCTTGGGCCTGGTGCCCGCAGGGGCCCCAGGTGGGCCCCCGCCTATGAGGGTGCTGGCAGGAAACGGACCCAGCTCTGACCTGTCCACGGGGAGCAGCGGGGGCTACCCCGACTTCCCTGccagccctgcctcctggctGGACGAGGTGGACCACGCTCAGTTCTGA
- the LHX3 gene encoding LIM/homeobox protein Lhx3 isoform X1: MEARGELGPGRESAGGDLLLALLARREDLRREIPLCAGCDQHILDRFILKALDRHWHSKCLRCSDCHAPLAERCFSRGESVYCKDDFFKRFGTKCAACQLGIPPTQVVRRAQDFVYHLHCFACVVCKRQLATGDEFYLMEDSRLVCKADYETAKQREAEATAKRPRTTITAKQLETLKSAYNTSPKPARHVREQLSSETGLDMRVVQVWFQNRRAKEKRLKKDAGRQRWGQYFRNVKRARGGSKSDKDSVQEEGQDSDADVSFTDEPSMAEMGPASGLYSSLGEPTPALGRPAGAPGSFPLEHGGLAGPEQYRELRPGSPYGVPPSPAALQSLPGPQPLLSSLVYPDAGLGLVPAGAPGGPPPMRVLAGNGPSSDLSTGSSGGYPDFPASPASWLDEVDHAQF; the protein is encoded by the exons ATGGAGGCGCGCGGGGAGCTGGGCCCTGGCCGCGAGTCGGCGGGCGGCGACCTGCTCCTGGCGCTGCTGGCGCGGAGAGAGGACCTGCGCCGAG AGATCCCGCTGTGTGCCGGCTGTGACCAGCACATCCTGGACCGCTTCATCCTCAAGGCGCTGGACCGCCACTGGCACAGCAAGTGTCTGAGGTGCAGCGACTGCCACGCGCCCCTGGCCGAGCGCTGCTTCAGCCGCGGAGAGAGCGTCTACTGCAAAGACGACTTCTTCAA GCGGTTCGGGACCAAGTGCGCCGCGTGCCAGCTGGGCATCCCGCCCACGCAGGTGGTGCGCCGCGCCCAGGATTTCGTGTACCACCTGCACTGCTTCGCCTGCGTCGTGTGCAAGCGGCAGCTGGCCACGGGCGACGAGTTCTACCTCATGGAAGACAGCCGGCTCGTGTGCAAGGCGGATTACGAGACGGCCAAGCAGCGCG AGGCGGAGGCCACGGCCAAGCGGCCGCGCACGACCATCACGGCCAAGCAGCTGGAGACGCTGAAGAGCGCCTACAACACGTCGCCCAAGCCCGCGCGCCACGTGCGCGAGCAGCTCTCGTCCGAGACCGGCCTGGACATGCGCGTCGTGCAG gTGTGGTTCCAGAACCGCCGCGCCAAGGAAAAGCGACTCAAGAAGGACGCCGGCCGGCAGCGCTGGGGCCAGTACTTCCGCAACGTGAAGCGCGCCCGCGGCGGCTCCAAGTCCGACAAGGACAGCgtccaggaggaggggcaggacagCGACGCCGACGTCTCCTTCACCG ATGAGCCGTCCATGGCCGAGATGGGCCCTGCCAGCGGCCTCTACAGCAGCCTGGGGgagcccaccccagccctgggcaggcCCGCGGGAGCCCCGGGCAGCTTCCCGCTGGAGCACGGAGGCCTGGCCGGCCCGGAGCAGTACCGCGAGCTGCGGCCCGGCAGCCCTTACGGTGTCCCCCCGTCCCCAGCTGCCTTGCAGAGCCTCCCTGGCCCCCAACCCCTTCTCTCCAGCTTAGTTTACCCAGATGCCGGCTTGGGCCTGGTGCCCGCAGGGGCCCCAGGTGGGCCCCCGCCTATGAGGGTGCTGGCAGGAAACGGACCCAGCTCTGACCTGTCCACGGGGAGCAGCGGGGGCTACCCCGACTTCCCTGccagccctgcctcctggctGGACGAGGTGGACCACGCTCAGTTCTGA